The Camelus dromedarius isolate mCamDro1 chromosome 8, mCamDro1.pat, whole genome shotgun sequence genome includes a window with the following:
- the EXOC8 gene encoding exocyst complex component 8 — protein MVMAMSDSAASRLRRQLESGGFDPRLYVKQLSQQSDGDRDLQEHRQRIQALAEETAQNLKRNVYQNYRQFIETAREISYLESEMYQLSHLLTEQKSSLESIPLTLLPAAAAAAAGAAAASGGEEGGGGAGGRDHLRGQAGFFPSPGGASRDSSGPGEEGKQRTLTTLLEKVEGCRHLLETPGQYLVYNGDLVEYEADHMAQLQRVHGFLMNDCLLVATWLPQRRGMYRYNALYPLDGLAVVNVKDNPPMKDMFKLLMFPESRIFQAENAKIKREWLEVLEETKRALSEKRRREQEEAAAPRGPPQVTSKASNPFEDEDDDEPAAPEVEEEKVDLSMEWIQELPEDLDVCIAQRDFEGAVDLLDKLNHYLEDKPSPPPVKELRAKVDERVRQLTEVLVFELSPDRSLRGGPKATRRAVSQLIRLGQCTKACELFLRNRAAAVHTAIRQLRIEGATLLYIHKLCHVFFTSLLETAREFETDFAGTDSGCYSAFVVWARSAMGMFVDAFSKQVFDSKESLSTAAECVKVAKEHCQQLGDIGLDLTFIIHALLVKDIQGALHSYKEIIIEATKHRNSEEMWRRMNLMTPEALGKLKEEMKSCGVSTFEQYTGDDCWVNLSYTVVAFTKQTMGFLEEALKLYFPELHMVLLESLVEIILVAVQHVDYSLRCEQDPEKKAFIRQNASFLYETVLPVVEKRFEEGVGKPAKQLQDLRNASRLIRVNPESTTSVV, from the coding sequence ATGGTGATGGCGATGTCAGATAGCGCGGCGAGCCGCCTGAGGCGACAGCTGGAGTCGGGAGGCTTCGATCCGCGGCTGTACGTGAAACAGCTCTCGCAACAGTCGGACGGGGACCGGGACCTGCAGGAGCACCGGCAGCGCATCCAGGCTCTGGCGGAGGAGACGGCGCAGAACCTGAAGCGCAACGTCTACCAGAACTACCGGCAGTTCATAGAGACGGCCCGCGAGATCTCCTACCTGGAGAGCGAGATGTATCAGCTCAGCCACCTGCTGACCGAGCAGAAGAGCAGCCTGGAGAGCATCCCTCTAACCCTGCtgccggccgccgccgccgccgccgcgggggccgccgccgcctccggaggggaggaggggggaggtggCGCCGGGGGCCGCGACCACCTCCGGGGCCAGGCTGGCTTTTTCCCCAGCCCTGGGGGCGCCTCCCGCGACAGTTCCGGTCCAGGCGAGGAGGGAAAGCAACGCACTCTCACCACCCTGCTCGAGAAGGTGGAAGGCTGCAGGCACCTGCTGGAGACGCCGGGACAGTACCTGGTATACAACGGGGACCTGGTGGAGTACGAGGCGGACCACATGGCCCAGCTGCAGCGGGTGCACGGCTTTCTCATGAACGACTGTTTGCTGGTGGCCACCTGGCTGCCCCAGCGGCGGGGCATGTATCGCTACAACGCCCTCTATCCCCTGGATGGTTTGGCCGTGGTCAATGTCAAGGACAACCCGCCCATGAAGGACATGTTCAAGCTGCTCATGTTTCCCGAGAGTCGCATTTTTCAGGCAGAAAACGCAAAAATCAAACGAGAGTGGCTGGAAGTGCTGGAGGAAACCAAGAGGGCCCTCAGTGAAAAAAGAcgcagggagcaggaggaggcagcGGCCCCTCGAGGGCCACCGCAGGTGACATCCAAGGCCAGCAACCCATTTGAGGATGAGGACGACGACGAACCAGCTGCTCCAGAGGTAGAAGAAGAGAAGGTAGACCTCTCGATGGAATGGATCCAGGAGTTGCCTGAAGACCTGGACGTTTGTATCGCCCAGAGGGACTTCGAAGGGGCCGTGGACCTGCTGGATAAATTGAACCATTACCTAGAAGATAAGCCCAGTCCGCCTCCGGTAAAAGAACTGCGGGCCAAGGTGGATGAGCGGGTCCGCCAGCTCACCGAGGTGCTGGTTTTTGAACTCTCCCCGGATCGGTCCCTGAGAGGTGGTCCCAAGGCTACCCGGAGGGCTGTCTCCCAGCTCATCCGGCTGGGCCAGTGCACGAAGGCTTGTGAGCTGTTTTTGAGAAACAGAGCAGCGGCGGTGCACACGGCCATCCGCCAGCTTCGCATTGAAGGCGCCACTTTACTCTACATCCATAAGCTGTGCCATGTTTTCTTCACCAGCCTTCTTGAGACGGCAAGGGAATTTGAGACAGACTTTGCAGGCACTGACAGTGGCTGCTACTCTGCCTTTGTGGTCTGGGCGAGGTCAGCCATGGGCATGTTTGTGGATGCTTTTAGCAAACAGGTGTTTGACAGTAAGGAGAGCCTCTCCACAGCAGCCGAGTGTGTCAAAGTGGCGAAGGAGCACTGTCAGCAACTGGGTGACATCGGACTGGACCTCACCTTCATCATCCACGCCCTTCTGGTGAAAGACATCCAAGGGGCCTTGCACAGTTACAAAGAAATCATCATCGAAGCCACCAAGCATCGCAACTCCGAGGAGATGTGGAGGAGGATGAACCTGATGACTCCGGAGGCCCTGGGGAAGCTCAAAGAGGAGATGAAGAGTTGCGGGGTGAGTACCTTTGAGCAGTACACCGGGGATGACTGCTGGGTGAATCTGAGTTACACGGTGGTTGCTTTCACGAAACAGACCatgggcttcctggaagaggcacTGAAGCTGTATTTCCCGGAGCTGCACATGGTGCTCTTGGAGAGCCTGGTGGAGATCATTTTGGTCGCTGTCCAGCACGTGGATTACAGTCTTCGGTGTGAGCAAGATCCAGAGAAGAAGGCCTTTATCAGACAGAATGCATCCTTTCTGTATGAAACGGTCCTCCCTGTGGTGGAGAAGAGGTTTGAAGAAGGTGTGGGGAAACCTGCCAAGCAGCTCCAGGACCTGAGAAACGCCTCCAGACTGATCCGTGTGAATCCAGAAAGCACAACGTCGGTGGTCTGA